The sequence TTCCCTGTCCATGTTTTAAGGTGACAGGACTTATGGTTTTTTGGCACAAGCATATGGTGCTGAATTCCCCTGAGATTTGTATATATTGAACAGGATTGGGGGAAGATCTAGAATTTAATGAGAAAACTCTTTGCGCACAACTCTTTCAGCCATTGCATGTGCATCAACTACATTTAGCATCACTGGAGTCTGAAGTGTGTATGAATTGACACACTCAAAACTTCCAGTCATGCAACTGCAGACAGAGGCTAACAATGGCTGAAAAGAAAACTACACAGAACAGGTATATTGAAaacctttaaaaagagagagggagaaaccaACAAACAGACTAATATCAAAATCACCCCAATTCAATGCAAATTTTACTAGCTGCACACAATATTTCcgggtgtttttgtgtttttttagaaGCAGCTATTTTGCTTCTATCGTCTGTAGGCACCAGTGCTCCAAAATAGTTGAATAAATATTTGGAACTTCTAAGGGGCCAACACCAACCTTTTGGATGCTCGGGCCCAGAGTCCATCAGATTTCTCTAGAGTAAGATAAAACGTTGGAACATTAGTTCAGCACCCATATGTTCAGCAGTGGAGAACGGTGCCCACTGTGACTGGTAGCGGGAAGGCAAGGAGGCctacagtaggtggagccagagcccatGATAGTTCTGGTTTTGTCCctatcctccctgctgagttttggATAATCTTCTGGCTGTTGGAGAGTGAGGTTGGTGCTCCATCTGCCTCCAATGAATTTCAGCAACTAAACTAAATGTTAATATGGTGGAATCTAGCAATGACTTAATTTCTACCAAGGAATTTCAAGAATCTATCTATGAGGTCTGCTTTCCATGTGCAATGAATGGAATGTTGCCTAGAGGGGAAAAACCCTGTATAGTTTtcacttttttttaaatctaGTAGCCACTAATCTCCAGCATAAACTATTCACACAGTCTAAATTTATGAAGCTTtcagtccaaactcttcttcacagACATCCTAAAGGTTCACATGTAGGTTTTCTGTTACGGAAACAGAGGGAATAGTGGACATTTCCTCCCGCGTTTGTATGGCTTCTCTCGTGTGTGTACCCTTTCGTGTTTCTTACAGTCAGAGCtagaaataaagcttttcccACATTCGTAGCACTCATAAGGCTTTTCTCCTGTGTGGGTCCTTATGTGCTTCGTAAGGGAGGATCTGTGACttaagcttttcccacactcagGGCACGAATACGGTTTCTCTCCAGTATGGGTTCTCTGGTGTGTGATAAGGTTTGATTTCAAATTGAAACTTTGCCCACAATCAGAGCATttgtagggtttctcccctgtatgggtTCTCAGGTGTTTAGTGAGGGAGGATTTATCACTGAAACTTTTCCTACAGATGGAGCACACATATGGTTTCTCACCAGTATGGATTCTCCTGTGTGTAATAAGGTTTGACTTCCAATTAAAGCTTTGTCCACATTCTGAGCAagtatagggtttctcccctgtatgtaaCCTTTTATGGTTTATGAATTGATAGCCTGTGctaaagcttttcccacactcagAGCATTCATATGGCTTTTGCCCAGTGTGCTTTCTCTTGTGGATAACAAGGTCTCCTTTCTGATTAAAGCTTTTCCCACAGTCTGAGCATTTATGAGGTTTTTCTCCTGTGTGGGTCCTTCTGTGCGTAAGGAGATGTGATGCCTGACTGAAGCTTTGCCCACATTCTAAACACTTATacggtttctctcccgtgtggatcctctggtgTTTACCAAGGATTTTCCTTTGACTGAAGCTTTGTCCGCACTCCCCAcacttatatggtttctcccccgtgtggattctGACATGTGAAACCAGGTTCCCTTTCTGACAGAAGCTTTGCCCGCACTCtgaacatttatatggtttctctcccgtgtgtaTTCTTTTGTGTTTTGTGAGGTAAGACGTGGtattgaagcttttcccacactcggAGCACTTGTACGGTTTTTCTCCAGTGTGGGTTCTCTCGTGAACAAGAAGGTCTGCTCTCCTGTTAGCAATTTTCCCAcagaatgtgcatgtgtacagcATTTTCTGATTCTTAGTTAGGTCAACGTCCTGacagaagttctttccacactctgaGTCCATCTGTATTGCCTCATGCCTCAAGAATTTATCTTGGAAACTTC comes from Podarcis raffonei isolate rPodRaf1 chromosome 2, rPodRaf1.pri, whole genome shotgun sequence and encodes:
- the LOC128409084 gene encoding zinc finger protein OZF-like, coding for MDTRGKSLERAKGVFFLGGEVDEMPAVQESKQEYRQWTVPEYRLLCEEGNSDSCKRSFQDKFLRHEAIQMDSECGKNFCQDVDLTKNQKMLYTCTFCGKIANRRADLLVHERTHTGEKPYKCSECGKSFNTTSYLTKHKRIHTGEKPYKCSECGQSFCQKGNLVSHVRIHTGEKPYKCGECGQSFSQRKILGKHQRIHTGEKPYKCLECGQSFSQASHLLTHRRTHTGEKPHKCSDCGKSFNQKGDLVIHKRKHTGQKPYECSECGKSFSTGYQFINHKRLHTGEKPYTCSECGQSFNWKSNLITHRRIHTGEKPYVCSICRKSFSDKSSLTKHLRTHTGEKPYKCSDCGQSFNLKSNLITHQRTHTGEKPYSCPECGKSLSHRSSLTKHIRTHTGEKPYECYECGKSFISSSDCKKHERVHTREKPYKRGRKCPLFPLFP